DNA sequence from the Corvus hawaiiensis isolate bCorHaw1 chromosome 6, bCorHaw1.pri.cur, whole genome shotgun sequence genome:
AAAGACCTGACAAGCCTGAGCAGGTGCTGCTCAGGCTATTGTTCACTGACTGCTAAGTCTCTCCccaccttcccacacctctaGGATGGTGATCATTTTGGCACAGTGTGAAGTCAACAGACAGGTGTTGTTGGAAAATACCAGTAATTCCTGTTAAAGCTGATAGGCCTTCCATGCAAATGACCAGATATCTTTGCTCATAACGGTGCAAATTATAGTTCTTTCACATGTAAAGAGATTTCCTCTTGCAAGCCACCATCACCCCCCACCTCATGTGAACACCCAGGAAAACTCAAGCCACAGTAACCACTGGATTTTTGAAGCCTTCCTTTTGATCAGCCTCATCTCTACCACTGAATGGGTCCTTTTCAGAGGAATGCACCTCATAAAGGCACATTTATCCATCCGCAGGTCCAATAAAATGATCTTCAGAGAAAAGGAACTTAGAGGGCACCAAGGCCCCAGTCATTCCACCACACTCATCTCGATGCTGTCATCTCCCCACTCTATGTTTTCATAATAACCTGTGCTCAGCAGACAGAAACCACACAGTGAAATGGGAAGTTTGAATATCAGCCCAGAAAACTGACCTGTTGGTCCAAAGGATAAGGATATCCTGAGACAAGAGCCACTCACGTTGTTATCCCAAATACATTCACTTGAAACACTGATGCTCATTCTGAGTATTTAGAAGCAGTGCAAACACGTGTCCATTTGTAAGCCAGATTGTCtgcactgcttttcctttgcaaagcaATACAATCATGCATAGCtcccatggaaaaaaacaacaaaaacctgcTCCAAAAAAGGCGCTTCTGGTGCTTTTTCTAGTGACTGCCTGAATGTATGGGAGATCAGAATTTGACCAGTTACCAAGTGCCTTGCTCCCTCAGCAGTTACTTTACTTAGAGCATTCAAAATCAACTACCTTTTAAAAGAAGAGGTCTTTTCTGCAGATAGAGCCCAGACTTGTACAGATGTAAAACCTTTTCAAAAGCTCTCAGGGTTTCATTTATTCCATATCGTAAATCACctatatttaaggaaaaagatGACAAAGATAAGCAATTCCTCGAAATACCATTTAGAGTCTTCTAATAAAGAAGTTTATGAATATTAGCTGGTACCTGTTGCATTCAGAATATCACTCAAAAGGGGCCGCAGAGTTGGTGGTGCAGAGTGTGGCAAAAGATAGGTGAAAAAATACCTGCAAAAAATCCCACAGGCTGATTAGAATACAGTGCCTTCATTTCCCTGGTGATTAAGTTGTCTACATTTTCCCGTGACTTGATTATCCACATGCAATTAGTAGGTCTGCTTTGGTTATAAAGTTATGTTTGAGCACACCTTGGTGCCTCAGATGGTTCCTGTAAGTTGGGCTGGAAGCCTGGTCCTTGCTGCATGAAATCTACCTTGCAAAGGTTCATGCAATAAAGATTCCCCTCATTCCCCTGGGCCATTTTTGTATACTAAGCAATGTAtttcctaccaaaaaaaaaaaggacctgTATAAAAGAAGACTCATACAAGACCTTTCTCTTGCCCTGAAAAGTTTGCCCTTCTTATTGCCCCTCAAAAGTCAGAATGACTCATTTCCTGACCCTTCCACAAAATTCCTGTTCTAGGAAGACAAGTGCACAAGAGACAAGTGCAACTGCAAGGCTGCAATAATCTATGTAGTAATCTATTCAGTGCCCTTTAGAACTGAATCCTGGAAATCCAGGCTCCCTTACCAAGTCCTTCTGTGTAAATATCCAGCTGCCAAGGCTTCCTTCCAGGACCTGACCTGCCAAGCATCAGTGGTGAGCAAAAGTCCCGGCGTTTTCAGCTGATGGCCACgaagtgctgcagcagcctcagcccctTGCCTGTTACCTGCTCCATTGCTCTCCCATAGGAGCCCATAAGGAGATTTGGAATTGAAGGGAAGAGTtggacagcctgttcccaaCAATGGGGACTCAAAGCTGGTGGGCTTTTGCAGGTAGCCTGCACTGCCACTGCTTTCAGCAAGCACAGTCCATGGATGTCAGGCACCAGGGCTTGTTTGACAAGCAGCAAATTCACAGGTGCAAGCTCTGGGGCAAGTTTTTAGAGGGTGTTGGGGAAAGGGAGCAACAGAAGAAAGATGCCTTCATTCTTATCAGACAAAAACTACACTATTTTCGTGCCTTATAAGGAAAATAACTTGCTTCAAAGTGATCCTTAACTACCCTTTGACAGAGGTGAGGGGAATCACCGCACTGAAGAAGCACAAGGTGCTAGAGGCTGCATGGCAGAGCATGAGCTCAAACACCCCAGATCTTCCCCCAGGTAGCTGGACATACCGATACGCATTGAACAgattcttcttttcatttattcctTCGCATCTCCCAACCACAGAGCATTTGAGAGGGAAGCTTTTGGTAGGAAAGTCGAGTGTGCAGTCATTATCTTCCTTGCAAGACAGCTCCTCGGTGCTGGCATCATCCATGTCTGTCACTTTTAGGTTTCCATCCACCATAACAAACTGCCTTGGCTGGAAATCCAAGAGGACTATTGAACCCAGGGGGGAATGTGCCAAGTAAAACAGCAGCTTCACAAGACTCAGGCAAATCTGAGGAAGACAAGATGAatatgcatggaaaaaaaaccaaacgaAAAACAGCTATTAAATTGGAAGTAGAACAAAGGGGAGGGCattcaattaaattaaaagggaaaaaagcatatAGAACTTAAAAGGTAATTATATGTATGCTACAAAATTTATTATCAACATTGTCACAGGATTTGACTGGTAAGTAGTTtagcaacattttttaaaaatgtgtgtacACAAAAAGAGACATTTGCAGTTAGAAGAACTAGAGGAGAAAGCTGTGAGGAAAACAATAGCAGCCTTCATGTTTCAGGAGCTATATTGATTTGCTAGCTGAAATCAGAAGGGTTTTTCCCAGTCTGGCATAAAACTAATAgattcccctcccttcccccatgcTGCTCAATACAGACTGAGGCTCCACGGTCATTAATACCAGATTCATGCCTTGCTGCATCACTCAGCAGTATGAATTTGGGCACACAATCATGATTCTGAAGAATTAGTCAAAGCTTGCAATGTATTTATTGCgagcttttttgcttttatgaCAACTTTCTGGCAACATGGAAAGGCCAGACAATACCTGACCCAGCAGAAAGCTcggtaaattatttttaaacaatctAGAGCTAGAGGACTGCATTTATACTGCACCAGCACTTTGCTCAAGTAGCTTTTTGCAGCAGTTTTCATTCAGTATCAGGAGCCCTGGCACCAGAAAAGCTGCATCCTCAGCTAGGTGTGCCAGGCAGCCCCACGTCACCCTTCGCTGCTGCCGATAGCGATCTGTGCAGgcatgagggttttttcccttggaacATCTCACACAATCCCTGGTATCTGATGTGGCTCATCACAGGGGAATCCCATATGTTTAGACACCCTAATTAGGAAACAGGACCAGACAGTGCCAGTGTAAATTCTGAATTAGTGTCTTCTGCAGTCAAGGGATTATTAAAATCTCTAATGCCACAATACCAAACTTTACCAGGAGCTGATCCAGCATCATGGGTTTCTAGCTCTACAGGAGACTTTGGCACATTTTAGATGAGGTGCTAGGAAAGCTATGCAGAAGCCAGCACGGAattgaagaaaggaaaactccACAAGCCAAGAGAAATTACTCTAGAAgctctgatgctattttaacTTGCTTAGTGAAGCAATCATAAGAATCCTAGCTTTGCATCCCACAGCTGAGCGAGCGTGCTTGCCACACTCCCCCTCTGGCTCAGATGGCAAGGTTCCCCTTCAACATTAAGGACCACATGCAGACAGGGATTTTATTTTAggagttttgttttattttgcccaAAGCATTTCTTGCTGACACTAAGATACCCTTGCTTCTCCaggatgctttttttcctcctggcacCCAAACAAGTAGGATTGAACCCCCAACCGAGCCTTTGAGGGAAACAGTTAAACAAGCTATAACCAAAGTCACCACGTCACAAGTCATTTATATTCCTGGGGAGCATATGGGTCCCTACGCAGGATGCCTGGGAGACGAGGCAGATCtcaccagcagggctggaatcCTAGCACCTACAGCAGGAGGAAAGTAGTTCAGTAGTGATTTTACTACAGTAATTCCTAGAGGGCCAAGATCAGAAacaccacacaaacacatggTGGGGACAGCTTGCTCAGCTTGTTGCCTAGAACAGGTAACACATAGGATACCACAGACTTGGAGCATGGTGAGGTGGCTTTTCCAAGTCAGACTCGGGTTGCTGAGGGGCCTCCTGACCAAAGCCCTTctgcataaatatatatatataagcaaTATAGAGGCAAAACTAACGTTACAGTGTAATAGAAAGGCATTAACCACTGCCCCAGCATCGAGTACGATTTTGCGTCTATTTCCTCCCAGATGAAGTTCTTTTAACACCGCTCTGTAGAGAAAGAAACTAACTGTGAGACACCAAACTAGGGCTGTGTAATGTGAtttaaaaggaatgaaaaggaaacGATTTACAAACAATTTGTGTGATCAAACAGAGTGTCGGCAGAGAATCCCGTTTGCCCCAGCGGTCACCACCGGTTCTTCGCCGGTTTACCCAGTTTGTGGTCTAAAACCGACTGATAAAAcccttttgctttgttttcttacttTAAATCTTTCCTCCCAGGGGGTCTGCAGGAGCTGAATCATCTCCAGCGGGGATCCTAGCTCCAGCATGGCTGTGACCCGTAGCTCAGCATCTCCGCTGTTGTCATAGCATTGACCGTGCAGCTGCGGCAGAGTAGAAGCCACGGTCGGGGCGATGTCGCTGCCAGTGCCAGCTGATGGCGGCCGCCCGGGGACAGCGTGGGCACCACAGGCTCAGCCCCGGCACTGAtccccccgccccgccgtgGCAGCACCTCCCGCAGCCCCTCGCCCCGGCGCGCCCGCCGTACCTTGACGATGCCGGGGTGCTGCAGGCGCTGCAGCAGCGTCACCTCTTTGAGCAGCTTGTAGGCGGCCAGGCGGCGGCAGCCGGCCGGCGCCCCGTACCGCTGCACGCACCGCCGCACCTCCCGGCCCGCCCCGTGCACCGACTTGAGGGCCACGGTGCCTCCGCTCGCCAGCGCCGCCCGCGCCACCACCTTGGTgaagccccagcccagcacgCTGACGGCCGTCGCCCGGCTCAGGTCGCCGCAGCCCAGCCCGCCCGTGGCCGCCGCttccccgccgcccgccgccgcctccagCCGCCGCAGGTCGCGCCGCCTCTGCCGCAGCTCCTCCCGCAAGCCCGGCGGCAGCAGGAGCGGCGGCGAGGAGCCCGGCTGCGCCTCATcgccaccgccaccgccgcggCCGGGCGGCAGCGCCGGCAGCGCCAGCAGCGCCAGGGCCGGCAGCGCCAGCAGCGCGGCCGCGCTCAGCCGAGCtccgcgccgcgcccgccccgccgccgccgccgccatggggagcggggccgctccgccgcccgcgCTCCGCCGCCCGCGCTCCGCCGCGCCGGGGAAGCCGAGCGCCGTCGAGGGGGCGTGTCGGGCTCCCGTCGCCCCCaccccgccggcccggcccgagctggcccggcccggccccgcgggcgcacggggcagcggcggcaCGGACCGCCCAGGGAGGGGAGGCG
Encoded proteins:
- the LOC125327096 gene encoding extracellular tyrosine-protein kinase PKDCC-like, with the translated sequence MCRSHPAAPDPTPGHLLQNRLRRAATASPPWAGRARRGARLSAAALLALPALALLALPALPPGRGGGGGDEAQPGSSPPLLLPPGLREELRQRRRDLRRLEAAAGGGEAAATGGLGCGDLSRATAVSVLGWGFTKVVARAALASGGTVALKSVHGAGREVRRCVQRYGAPAGCRRLAAYKLLKEVTLLQRLQHPGIVKLHGQCYDNSGDAELRVTAMLELGSPLEMIQLLQTPWEERFKICLSLVKLLFYLAHSPLGSIVLLDFQPRQFVMVDGNLKVTDMDDASTEELSCKEDNDCTLDFPTKSFPLKCSVVGRCEGINEKKNLFNAYRYFFTYLLPHSAPPTLRPLLSDILNATGDLRYGINETLRAFEKVLHLYKSGLYLQKRPLLLKDYISLKGFRTVEGEDYKCWPSYSHLGCLLSIHSAEEAAAICNSQSQCQSFIVTQQRTWTGRPLASFQSSWTDLIPDTNAVVYIKRSASSGERL